Proteins encoded together in one Anticarsia gemmatalis isolate Benzon Research Colony breed Stoneville strain chromosome 1, ilAntGemm2 primary, whole genome shotgun sequence window:
- the LOC142975745 gene encoding uncharacterized protein LOC142975745 isoform X2 yields MEKDKIVFKGSHPDSLYRVPADSSAGAGKVTRVLRLLRWPVALLAVCIALAVFVYFLMPDNLESNSGTNGTYWQPVMAGIAGNQNGELEVKKLVPAETTPKPGSKTSEIDFYDAENDKNDVTSVIDIIPDANLNRKLPIPPVFPTHLTPEVQYGNEKADSEKRKPKILDVTVPEDTTLKPHITQKPEKPLAIYFKDGNDATTSTTETIARAETINDFANYDQKQASKKVEEYPVKTHPSVYKEYPGLKEYEVGQRVHTNQDVFRAQEVGQQFNVNPEPQDLYARGPSNYDINFTSGHSKLFGISIEDAEKMKSTTQSSLYNTRVSPTLPTWRDGDDTTTKKYPINTYSDVQCRSTRMTLCRDVLPYDLAGAAAIVGDVEITSLLPQVDYLVATNCSDRIRHFVCALLEPECSPPPYPSKKPCYNLCKAIVDSCDGYIPRELTPAFECKQYTHNNCIAAKSPCYNREFTCGDSSCIPRDWICDGRNDCPAGEDEIKCVQCEANEFKCPSGGCILKRWMCDGYKDCSAGEDETEDLCGPRHVQAPADRHSEPGEESAGSAPAPAVRRPNKVPTGQRKNIDIHKSRENDSSKELLMTSDSNNAYSLSRNIKPSLSRLMPYNRTSSFRSSARKNNKDDYKEKEEVKEDQNAVTEKKAPKGLLDNESIEDVNMGDLGFFDEFEKEKKFGDQKLKATFGVPPPKQPSAKRPQTADEPNIPQPQARFNKNDNKFERVIDGGALLRKAAAADAAEAAEAADVNAMTDDDMPDTNNTYIDREDFPNNENVPKQGWGRAHASPCPSGELRCVDGRCITLAQLCDGTIDCTDHADEDNCYT; encoded by the exons ACAACTTGGAGTCGAACTCGGGGACAAACGGCACCTACTGGCAACCTGTGATGGCAGGAATAGCAGGCAACCAAAACGGCGAACTGGAAGTTAAAAAACTTGTCCCCGCAGAGACCACTCCTAAACCcg GTTCGAAAACATCGGAAATAGATTTCTACGACGCTGAAAACGATAAAAACGACGTCACATCCGTGATTGACATTATTCCAGACGCGAATCTCAATAGAAAACTACCCATACCACCAGTGTTTCCTACACATCTTACACCTGAAGTTCAATATGGAAACGAAAAAGCCGATTCAGAAAAAAGAAAACCCAAAATACTGGACGTTACTGTTCCCGAGGACACTACGTTAAAACCTCACATCACTCAAAAACCTGAAAAGCCTTTAGCAATATACTTTAAGGATGGGAATGACGCAACGACTTCAACTACAGAAACTATCGCCCGAGCAGAGACTATTAACGATTTTGCAAATTATGACCAAAAGCAAGCAAGCAAAAAAGTTGAAGAATACCCGGTGAAAACTCATCCATCAGTTTACAAAGAATATCCAGGTTTGAAAGAATACGAAGTTGGCCAAAGAGTACACACAAATCAAGATGTTTTCAGAGCGCAAGAGGTGGGACAACAATTTAACGTCAATCCAGAACCTCAAGATCTTTATGCTCGAGGTCCTTCAAACTATGATATCAACTTTACATCAGGGCATTCTAAACTTTTTGGTATCTCAATAGAAGACGCGGAAAAAATGAAATCGACCACTCAAAGTTCTTTATACAACACTAGAGTGTCCCCTACACTACCGACCTGGCGCGACGGAGATGACACCACGACCAAGAAGTATCCTATTAACACCTATTCGGATG TGCAATGTCGATCGACTCGTATGACGCTGTGTCGAGACGTGTTGCCATATGATTTAGCGGGTGCCGCGGCGATAGTGGGCGATGTAGAAATAACTTCACTTTTGCCACAAGTCGACTATCTGGTGGCAACTAACTGCAGTGACCGCATCAGGCACTTCGTTTGCGCTCTGCTGGAGCCCGAGTGTAGTCCGCCTCCATACCCGTCGAAAAAGCCATGCTATAATCTTTGTAAAG CTATTGTGGACAGCTGTGACGGATACATTCCTCGAGAGTTGACTCCCGCCTTCGAATGTAAGCAGTACACTCACAACAACTGTATAGCCGCGAAGAGTCCGTGTTACAACAGGGAGTTCACTTGCGGAGATAGCTCGTGTATACCTCGGGACTGGATATGTGACGGCAGAAACGACTGTCCCGCTGGGGAAGATGAAATAAAATGCGTTCAATGCGAAGCAAACGAATTCAa ATGTCCTTCCGGTGGTTGTATCCTAAAGAGGTGGATGTGTGACGGCTACAAGGACTGCTCCGCGGGTGAAGATGAGACGGAAGATCTTTGCGGACCGCGTCACGTACAAGCCCCGGCTGACCGTCACAGTGAGCCTGGCGAGGAATCGGCCGGCTCTGCGCCCGCGCCCGCTGTTAGGCGACCTAACAAAGTACCTACTGGACAACGCAAAAACATTGACATCCACAAATCTA GAGAAAATGACAGCAGCAAGGAGCTACTTATGACCAGCGACAGCAACAATGCCTACAGTTTATCAAGAAACATCAAACCTTCACTTTCCCGATTAATGCCCTACAACCGAACTTCATCGTTCCGTTCATCAGCTAGAAAGAATAATAAAGATGACtacaaagaaaaagaagaagtaaAAGAGGATCAGAACGCGGTTACCGAAAAAAAGGCTCCGAAAGGTCTCCTTGACAACGAATCCATTGAAGACGTTAACATGGGAGACTTAGGGTTCTTCGATGAGTTTGAAAAGGAAAAGAAATTTGGAGACCAGAAGTTAAAGGCAACATTTGGAGTACCGCCACCTAAACAGCCATCTGCAAAACGACCACAGACAGCAGACGAACCAAACATACCACAACCACAAGCTCGattcaataaaaatgataataaatttgAAAGAGTTATAGATGGTGGAGCATTACTCAGG AAAGCTGCCGCCGCGGATGCCGCTGAAGCCGCGGAGGCTGCTGACGTGAATGCGATGACGGATGATGATATGCCAGACACTAACAATACGTACATAGATAGGGAAGACTTCCCGAATAATGAGAATGTGCCAAAGCAAGGATGGGGTCGTGCGCATGCGTCGCCGTGTCCCAGCGGTGAACTTCGCTGTGTGGACGGACGCTGCATCACTCTCGCGCAGCTCTGCGACGGCACCATCGACTGCACAGACCACGCCGACGAAGACAACTGCTACACGTGA